Below is a genomic region from Aquila chrysaetos chrysaetos chromosome 13, bAquChr1.4, whole genome shotgun sequence.
TCCTTAAATCTGTCACCATGAAGAGTGTTTTCCAGAATTCATCATTCTTATGGATCTTCTCTGCATCCTTCCCAATTTATAAATGCTTCTTGAGTAGTAAAGTTTTAGAGCAGGATATATAATTCCAGCAGAAGCCATCCACCTGTCAAAGGAAACTGCAGTAAAGGCTTACTGTACTTACACTTGAGATTTCCACTCTTTATACACAATATTACTACGCTAGTTTTGGCTACACTGTCTCTGTGGGAAATTACAGGCAGCTGTTTGTCTAGGAGAAGGTACAAATGTTTTTCAGCGACACTGCCAGGTAAGACTCACCTCCTTTAAGTAAGAGCCTGCATTTTCTGAACAGAGATGTTCCATTATCCACGCTGAGAAGTATACTGCTTGCCTACATCTACTTCACTGAGCGATGCAGATGACTTTGTTACAGTAAACCACCCCTTTATTATTCACGAGTTCCCCAACTGTAGTTGTTAAAGCTTTATGAGGAatgattttatgtattttttcagataactgaaagaaataatttaataatatacTATCAAAAATGATCCTTGCATTAGAAACACCTGCCTCGCAAAGAGTCCTCACTtctaattacattttcagttctGCCAGTTAGCCATTTTGTAAACACATGTAATTTTGTAGCATTCTTAGTAAAAATGTCATGCAGAACAAAGCCAGGGATCTTACAAAAGTCTTTTAAACCAACACCTTTATCTCACTCAACCACAATCagaatctctcttttttttttttttatcaagttAGCacggtgattttttttttttaaacctttttgaTTGGTGTTGCTCACATTATTTACTCTGAGTCTTGTAACAGCCATTCAGTTGTTATGCTCAGGACTGATATCAGCCTGAAGTTCATTtaccacttttcttttttccccacagtccTTTGAAACTTCCTTGTTGTTTCAAAACTCATCAGGAGTTAAACATCAGCCAACTCTTGTAAAACACTTGGTAGGAATTAAACCAGAGCTCCCACTCTGAGCCAAAAATGAAGGCATGAGCCAAGGTGTGGATTCTATTTCTAACTATAATCACTGAGTTTTATAACATCTGGTAAACAAATTAGGGGAAGCCTGTTCCAGATTTATATCCCATGTTCATACTCGGGCCATAATGTTTTGTCTTAGATCTGAAAATAACCTTCTGTTTTAGGAGGCAGCTGTGGAATCAGTCTAAGGTGTTTGCCGGCTCTTCTTACTATGTAAGATAAAGATAAGTAGAACTGAAAGGCActagatcttttaaaaaaagttgttcaGTTTGTTTCATTCTGATTGACCAATATTATCAGCTAAACTGCTTCTGCTATGTCCAGTAAGCTTGCATCCGCTCTTTTTGTCAGGGGCTTTCACACAGCAGCAAAGGAGAGTCAAGATGTTTTATTAACTGGCAAGCAACAAGAACTGCCAGGAAAACAGAGTGGGGGCTATAGTATGTGACTCTccctgtgtttttaaaaggacCAGATTTCAACTAaatcccttttgttttctgtacttttgtCATATTGATAAGTACCAGATACCAGTACAAGTATCAGTGAAATTGTACAATAACACTGATAAATTAACACCTGCCACAGTAGGAAGGATGATAAATTAGCAAATAAATGAACTTAACAGAAAGGCTGTTGAATATATTTGCCTAAGTAACTGCTGTACTGGCCGTACCACATGATTCTATTCCCTGTGAAGCAGCGAAAAGGTACTCAAGAGATACTGGctgttgcagaaataaaaatagtcatGTCCTGAGAGGTTTCAGGTGACACACTGAATCATGATATGCTTCTATAGGTGAAACCTTGCCTGCCCCCCTCCAGTTAATTATTCCCAGTTATGGTTTTAACTGTAAACTACAGCCAGTTCTTAAAACACTTCAGCTAGGACATGAGATCAGAAGGCAAGGGATGtctaatttttgcttttctaaaagaaaaagaaaaaaccccaaacacctaTCATTTGGGATACAAAGTCtgcacattattttctttttcattcttggtCATTGCTAGTCattattaaaaagtatttggaGAAAGGCAGAATGGGCAGGTGATCCTTTTCTCCTGTTGTAGCTCTTGCCGATGAGCGGTCTGTGTGGCAGGGCCAAGCTGCTCAGTGTGGCATGGTCGCAGCTGACTTTCAAACACAACTGTAAGGAGTACACGTGAAAGCCAACAATGTGATCTGAAAGCCTAAGAATGACTTCCATTCTTAGCCCCTTCATTCATGCATCTGGGGAGCATGCCAGGTCACCATGGGATGAGGTCATTTTAGGAAGAGAAGTGTAGGAGGGAAGAGGCTTAGAAAGGAAGCAGCCTGGAGCACTACTGGCAGCCGatggctgctgggagcaggcaaGACTCAGCAGCCCTGGAATCATAAGAAGGGGCATAGGGAAAAAcatgaatgagaaaaaatagtagtgagaaaagagaaactggaGAGAACAGGGCTAGGTGGCAAGGCAAGTAAATCCCTTAGTAGACATGTCAGCAAACCAGGATGTGCTGCAGGACCCCTCAGTCTGCCTCACGTGGCTGAGGCACATACAAAACCCGACAGTCTGGGCACTGAAACCTGGCATCTAttagggaagggaaaggagagttGCTATGAGACATTCTGGCCCAGGAGCTTTTGCTAGCTACTCAAAACATAAAACTGTAATGCAGTGGAATAGTACTTATTTGAATAGGCTTAATGCCATGTGGCATGTTTATAACCCATATTTATAgtaaaaatatcagtgaaatACTAGACAAAGTCTGTTTAAAACCTGTGGCTCTTTGACctggaacattttattttcttgtccttgTCAAGCTTCATAAAGGCTCAGCCATGCCTCGAGTAGACAGTTGTTATCCTGCCTCACCTGTGCACAGACAGACAGCACATGCAGAAGAGCGGAGAGGCATGGATGCCACTTTTTCCCAAGGCCTCACAAGGCATTGGCGCTGCCATGAAAGTAGCCAGGTATCCTGACTGGCAGTACTGTTGCACATACACTACAGCAAGCTGCCTTATCTGTTATCTTTCATACGACTGCAGAATGCAAAGTCTTTAATCAGAACTGGGGGGTACTTTGATTTGGCACTGTGCAAACCTAGATAGAAGGGGAAGGTATTAATCTCTGCATGAATGCGATTGAGCAACtactttttgttatttgttcCAGTGAGTTGTATAATCCTGCTTCCCAGTCATCCAAATAGGATTTAGCATTGTcaacatgtttttcttaataGGATGATGCTATGAACTCATGTCCATGCAAGACTGCAGAGCCAGATTATGTGCCTCGGGAGACTATATATCGGTTTTAGCTGTTagtgaaatctgttttttttccaatgaccaaGCCACGGCCTTGAGGCCACCTTACAGGGGAATTGTCAAGAGATGGTGTGCCCCATACAAGAGCCATCACAAACTTTGGAGGAGCCAACCATGTAGTGTAGTATCTAAgtagtttgttttggttttgttttgtttgttcgtttgttttaaaaaaaagagtctcagatattgcttttctgaaagaaatattactTTAAGACTAACTAAAACCCTGTAACCCTTCTGCTAATTCAGAAGTGTGCAATACTAAATTCAGGTTGATGCATCTCCCCCTCCAAAACAAAATCTGCAGTAAGTGCTGCTTTGCCAGGTTTCAAGCATTATTCTATCACATTACTAGTGAGACGTGCTGAAATTACACcactgcagaggaggaggagttgcTTCTTATTAGCAAAGAATTTGCAGCATATTGTGAGTGTAAGTCCTAGTATATTGCCACAATAGCAGTATAAGGAGGGCCCTAAGCTAATCACGCATTTTGTCAGGAGTAAGTCAGTATTATCAAAGTAATATCACACTGCCAGAAGTCACATTTCACCAGTCCACCTGAAGCCTTGCTAGGTCTCTAGAATTACCTGTTGGAGGAGTCTCTGCAGCTGCCCCcaaaggagaaggagcagagcctgtctctctgctgccctgcctggcagTACTGGCACATGTTACCATGTGCCAGAGCTCCACAGGGCAAAGGAATTCTGACAGAGCTGCATTTTCAACTCAAAAGAGCCATATGCAGCTTGTGAGACCTCAGTGGACCTGACTTTACTGATATTTTGTGTGTGAATCCTTAGTTTCAGCTAGAACTGCTGgagctattattttttaaagaccatctaCAAAGCGAAAGGTGTTGTTGCACATCACAATTCATATCTTTTCTCAGACCTATGCTTGGAAGGAAAAGTGCAGGTAAAAAATTTTGGTCATGCATCATTCTTGTTTGCATTGCTAAAAGTAAGGTTCTGACAAAAGATGGTGAATTGTGAGAGGCTTTGCATTACCCATGAACATGCCCCTGCGGGCCTCTGCAGTAACTCCTATCCCCATCTTATTCCTATGTAGTCTTCTTATTATTTTGTAATActtaatatataatatatataaatatatataatatgatATATAGCAATAATGCTTACTATGAGAATAAATATTCTTACTCCTACTCTCACTTGCATATTTTCAGTAAGATCAGAAGATCCAAAGGACTAagtctgtttctgttctttttgtgtgtgaggTGCTAGCAGAAGCGTTGCCCTACTCTTTTCAGTCCGAGATTGACCAATACAGAAAGCATACTTTCTTGGCTTTACAGTCTGCACAGACCACGGTGGCAGCCTGACTTGAGTCACTCAACTCAGTACATAGACTTGAATCCTTACTTGATtcctcagcttttcttctgttttgacCTGCCTCAGCCCCTGTCTAGGATAGGGGCAAGAGTGCGCAGGAGGTGGAAATGAAATGCTGCCTCTAGTCTAACTCTCTTATCCCTCTAGTAGCTCACTACTTACTGTGTGAGTGATGTAACCGAGTCCtggtttgcatttatttcaaattcagatGTGTGCTGAGCATGGAAGCAGCAAGCGCCAGCTGTAAAAAGTAGAGTGATTGTCTTCTCTGTCTGCTACTTGGTATTAAGAAGAGGAGACAGAATAGTCTTTagtggcaaaaaaagaagaatgaagagTAATATTCTATGACTTGACCATTGATTAGACTGGAAAGGGTTGTACTTACATATTTACACATAAAGACAAGGATCAGCAGAAAAGAGACAGACTAATTCAAGCCCTTGGGAAATATAAGAAGGATCTTGTACATGGTCTTCCTGCCTCACCGTTCAACTCCAGAAGTGTTTCTCCAAGCCAGCAGAAGGTATGTGATACTCTGACAGCACAGGACCTGTCACACAGGTAGTACTGACTCACATGAGAGAGACCAGTTTCCCCTTAGTTAGCTGTACTCTGTGGTGCTGGGGAATGCCTGTAACACAGCAGTTAAGTGCAGGTTTATTCAGTGTGGCTTTTTATAGTCTAGTCAAACAGAGATAATATTTGACTTTCAGTTTTGCCAACCTGCAGCTATCCTCTCATCTAAATGTTGCTATCCCTACATGGCCTACAATGAGAGGTACCCATGTCACGACTACATGTACATGACTAAAATGTGTCCCTGCACTGACACCATGAATGTGCGCGTGCCACTCACAAACCCACACGCGTTCTCTTTGCTCCTTTGGCAAATGGAATTAGAATTTTTAACAGAGTATTACATGGgtgcccagaaaaaaaattgagtgaatttattgaaataatttggtGATGTGTGTGACAACATTCTTATTAGGATGATTTCTGTACACAATATTTTCAAGACAACTAAATCCCAATGATTTTGTCAGTATTCCCACTGAACGCAATGCAATAACTTTACATTGTTTTACAGTATCCTCTGAATTTCAGAATGGTATTTACTGGTAAAAGCAAGACCCTAAAGTAATTAATCCTAATTCTATATAATCTGCCAGATACCAGAAACTGTACAACCTCGTGCTAGTGTAAGTAGGCCTGTTCTTCACCAAATTCTCCCAGTGGACCTCACCTCAACAAAGtcttgaaaaacatttcattctgcCACAGTCCAGAGTCTCTCTGGGCAAAAATTCCCCAGCAGACTATACTTAGGTTGTAAAACTTTCTATTTATTGAGAATTATAGTGGATTTACCACTAGATTACCAATTATGTTGTTTATAAAGAATATCATCCAATTCAAACATGTGCATTATTTTGATTTGTAAAATCTTGCTCCCACTGAGATAAATAGCAAAATGATAGGCCACAATTTCACCTATGGTATTTATGAGGAAAACAGTGGTTCTGTTTGACTTCAAACTCATGAGATGGAGTCACACTCACACCTGCATGGGTGTACAAGCAAAGAGAATAAAGATGCCATTGAAGAAGGGCTGTGAGATTGCCATTGAGACAGCAGTTCCATAGATGAGAATGCACAATGTCCAAGGAAGAAAGAATCTCCTATTCTCCCTCTCTGAGCCCTGGCAAACAAAATGGAATTTCTGTAATTTCCCAAGACTACTTGTCATTAGCAACCTCAACCTTGtaaacagaaggaaggaaaaagaaactagaaaaaGGACTTGTTAACTAGCTCTAGTACAGTGGCAGGGTGGCTTTACTCCCAGCTGTGGTTCCTGAAACTCGGCAAGGCATTTAGACCACTTGAGACAgtttgaaaacagtttcttaaaatTCCTCCTCTGTGAATCAATTTGTAGAAGACACTGTCTTCAGTGAATTGCTTTTACAATTTTTCTGTcagttattttgttctttaactTACAGGCAAGGTGGTCACTGTTGGAAAATGGTCACCTATACTTGAAGTCTGGTCGGAACAACTGTTCCAGTACAAAGGCAGAGCAGCCCCGCTCTGTATCTTTTCAGAAGCTCACTTCAAGGACTCCGATACCAGCTCCGGCTGCAAGAAAGACTATCCAAAATACTGCTCAGCATGCTTTGTCTCAGACTCGTGTTCAGAACTCTAGTAGAGACAGATCATCTGCTTCACCACTTCTGCAGTCTCGCATGCATTTAGGCAGTTGCAACAGGAAGAAGACATTTCAAAACTCTTTCAACAAAACATACTGTGGGGACCTCCTTGACAAACATTCAATTTACttcacagaaaagaagcaacGTTTTATCCCTCAAATCTTAAAGACATCACGCCAATCTTTTCTTGTAAAACATAGGTATTCTAatcctcctcccccaaaaaagatCTCCTCCCCTGGCAGACCATTACTTAAATCAGTAGACGtcaataatgaaaagaaaagattgttGCACAGGTACTTACTCAGTTTGTTTATACCTCAGTGCTAAAAGTTAAGTAATTTCACTTTCAAACACATCatttgaatcatagaatcattaagtttggaaaagacctctaaaa
It encodes:
- the LOC115350333 gene encoding uncharacterized protein LOC115350333 codes for the protein MSGLCGRAKLLSVAWSQLTFKHNYKDQQKRDRLIQALGKYKKDLVHGLPASPFNSRSVSPSQQKARWSLLENGHLYLKSGRNNCSSTKAEQPRSVSFQKLTSRTPIPAPAARKTIQNTAQHALSQTRVQNSSRDRSSASPLLQSRMHLGSCNRKKTFQNSFNKTYCGDLLDKHSIYFTEKKQRFIPQILKTSRQSFLVKHRYSNPPPPKKISSPGRPLLKSVDVNNEKKRLLHRYLLSLFIPQC